The genomic region AGGTGTACATCAGGATTTCAATAATTCGAGTCATTCCAAGTCTTCCATGTGGAGTTTCAACGTGAGCATCCGTACATCCCAGCTTACGTTATTAGGCGGGAGTCCAGCTATGCGGATCTGCGCGTGAACGCTATCGTTCAGGCATGAGCTAGGGGTGGCTCAAATAGGTGAGCTACCAAGATCTGCGAGCAGGTCTCACCGAAGCGCACGGGCGGTTTTGACCCAGCGCAAGGCGCCAATGCCCGACGTCATGCCACGCGCTATACGTACCGGGGTGAATAGAGAAAACGGACAAAACCGTAAGCTAAGAATGGCCTGTCGCCATGCTCGCAGGCAACCGATCTAGGCTCGAAATCTCTTGTGAACGCTTGTAGAGCCTTGTTGACGCTTGTGGAATCGTTATTTATGATTGTCCTCAGTGACTGTATCTAGTGGAACCCGCAGGTTAGGTCTCTCAACCAGACTCGCAAAAGAAAACCGCCCCTCAGGCGGTTTTTTTTTGCCTCGATTTGGAGTGACTAGGCGAGCACAAGTACATTCTCATTCGCACAAGCGATTTTTTCGGAAACTGGCCAGAATTTGGGCGAGTCCGCGCGTCGTTGAGCCTGCGCAAGCCTCACAAAAGATGATGACTGAGAGTGAGCCATCCTTGGCTCAAATTTGGGAGGGTGAGCCACCCCTAGCTCAAATTTGAGCGATAGCGTTCACCGTTGAGCTACCCCTGACTCAAATTTGAGTGATTTCTTCCGTGTAAGCTTTACCCTGCCCCAATTCGGTGTAGTGCCAAACGTGTCATGTTCACAGGTGCCCCAAGCACTCGATCTGAACGGTATCAAACAAGTCGTAAGGCGTTCGCTATGTAGCCTGAGCAAATTCAGCTTGGGAGCACTGTTCTCAAACTGACGATTGTGAGCGTCTTTGCTCCGCGTGTGAGTGCAACATAAAGATCTTTTGGGGTCATGGTGTCCGCCTCTAAAATGATTGCATGTTGATACTCCAAGCCTTTCACAAGTAGAGTTGTGCCTATGAGCTTGTTATATCGGACAGGTCTGCCAGTATGGCGAAAATCACGCTGGAAATTATTGGCACTTTCCATAAGTGATTTGTCCGGAGTGTCGACATTGTTCTGTAGAACTTTAATCAATCTGTTAAGAAGGTCTCGGCGGTACGTCGACGTTTCTTTGGCTTGTTGGATAGCTTGCAGGAAGGCTAGAAGGTGAGCGCTTGTCGCTGAGGAGAGAAATTTATTCGCAATTCCGAGAATTTGGGGATACTTGGTGGCTTGAGTAGCCTTTGCAACTTCACCTCGTTTAGTTCCAGTAGTCAATATTCCTTCTACCCCTGTCATGCATTTTTTAGTGAACTCAATGACCAGGATCATTTTTTCGCTTAGTGTTTTTGCGGCTTCGATCTTTTTGATGAATCTAAACAAGTCTTTTCCTTCCACCTCCTCGATGCTGGAGAATTTTCCGCCTAAAGCCTGCGCAAGCTTGTGTGCTTTATTCTTGGATTTTTGATCTCCGGAGTATATTGCAATCACAGAGTCTTCATCGTTCAGAAACTTATACAGGAAATTAAGCCTCTTACGGTCTGCGAAGTCATTTAGGTCCACTGAAATGCGAGTTATACCCCTTGGCAACGGCGCCTGAATTGAAAACTGTTCGTTCGCGCGAAGCCTAGTCCCGATGTTGTCTAGCCATTGACCTAGCTCCGGTGCTTTCGCCAGCTGCCAGCGCCAAGGTATCCTCAGCTCCCCCAGCTTTTGATAATGGGGATATATGTGTTTTTCCCATTCAACAGGCTGATTGGCAAAATCAAAAATCGCTTGTAGTGGGTCGCCCAATATCCTGCAAGGTAAAACTGTAGCGATCCCTTCGACGAGCATATGCTGCTGTATCGAACAGTCTTGGTACTCATCGACATATAACCCTGAATAAGAGCTTTCCAGTAGTTTTTTAATGAATGGCCTGTCCAATAAAGATGCACATGCTGAGTAAAGCTTGTCCCACTCTTTACCGTCAGGGCACTCAACGGACCACTTGGACGTAGCGGGGAAACTAAGGCACACACGCAGAGCCCAGCTTGCGATGGTATCTACTTGGTAGAGCGATGACGGAACCGCCAACCGCTGCATCTTCTTTTTGAGGGAGCTTACTCCAGCGTAGGTATGGGTTAGGACCAACTGCCGGTGGGTGGCGGCACCCACTGCCATGGCTATTAGGTGGGTCTTACCATAACCCGCAGGTGCTATGACATACCCTTTCTTTTGAGTCTCGGCCAGTATCGTGTGCAGGTGTTCAGTCATGATCAGCCCACGCGCGAACCTGCAACAGTTTTTTGCCAAGATCGCTGAGCACGAATTTAGCGTCGGAAAAAGCGTCAGCAATCACTTCTACCCAGGCCTCGCCACCAGTGATGGACTTGAACCATGCGGAGCTTTTCGCCGCGTCACCTATAGCTTGACGCAACTCCGGTGAGTCTTGCCATTCCATAAGATCCTGGGGCTGGGCTATAGCAAGCTTAGATCGCACGTTATCACGAACAGGATTACCTGATTCTTCGGCGAGTTTTAAGCTTGCCTTAACGTAGCTCCATGGCAAGTCGAACATTGCTCTTTGCTCCAAGGCTAGCTGCTCTGACCACATCATTACTGATACGCCATTTGCTTCTAAGTCATGGCTGTCTTTGTCCGAAAAGTCCTTTGGCGCATCGCCATCAGCGATAACGCAGACCTGATATCCCAATTTTTTAAACGCCATAGCGAGGCCTTTGACCTTGCTAGCTCCCTTGGCGTCAAGAACCGCCGTGCCCAAGTATGAGAAAGCGTCCAAGTCTTGGCCGAGCCAATAGTCGTCCAGCCCTCGTAGGAATCCGACCTCAGTGGCCCCCTCGCAAACTACAATCTTCTTAGACAGAAATGCTTCAGCACTCGATCTGATATGTCCTTGGACATTTAGCTCGGATAGTTCTGGGGAGTTGGTGTTCACGACCGTCACCATATCTATCAGGCGATGAACGATGTGCAGATTTGAGGTGTTAAGTTCTCTTAACACGGATGGTGAGTGCGTGGTTATAAAGTACTGTCCGGTTTTGTCATCTTTGATGTATTTAACTAATCGAGCAATCCGGTGTGGCTCAAGACCTATTTCAAGCTCGTCAAAAAGGGTAACGTGATTCTTCTGAAGATTTTCTTTCTGAATGCCGCACATTAGCATCCGTCTAGAGCCTAACCCTAGTTGCCTCAATGGCATCTCACCGTCATGTAGGCTTAGGCCACCTACTCGAATGTTGATAGAGGCCGTGTCCAGATGCGCTTGGTAGTTTTGATGGATAGGTACGCCCAGCCCTCTAGCCACGGCTTCAGATTTGGTAGCCGCGGCGTCAAACTTGACCAGGGCGTTTGCTCGTTCACCATCTAATGACCCGCGTGCAGCACGGCTGGCGTCGACTAGGGATTCCGCAAGGTTGTCTGACTCGGTAATTCTGGCCAGAGCGCTACCTGCCCCCCAGGTGAGCTGTTTCTCGCTGTATGAGCCTATGATCCCTACGTTGAGCTTCGCCCGGTCTGTCGCCCGGAAATCGACTCCGTCAATGTTACGGTCAGCTTTGATTTTCCACTTTGGCTCCAAATCCCGTCCTACGGTTAGATTAGCGCTCAGTACAATCTCGTCGTTGTCTTCAGGCTCATCATTCAGCTTGGATTTAGCCGCGTCCCAGCCTTGCAAAAGCCCTCCATATTTTTGTATGGACAAAAACTCATTCGGCATCTCTCCGAAAACTACGGTGATGTCTATTGGTTCGTTAACGTTGCACAGGTGAAAGTCTGAGTCGTTAAAGGAAAGGTTCCATTGTGGATGAAAAATGCAACGTATGCCTTCAAGTACCGTTGTCTTTGCAGAGTCTCCTTTCCCGATCAAACAAACTATTCGTTCATCAGGTACATTCCAATCGAGGAGCTTGATGCCTCGAAAATTTCGAATGACAATTTTCCTAATCTTCACGTCGCCTCCGCTGCGCTTTAATTTCTGTTTAGAGCAGCTTAGCTGAGGCACGGGCCGTTGTAATATCAAAGTGATACCGAGCAGCGACCCTAACGGCTGTGCGGTGACGTGGTCACTGGCCCCTGCGTCCACCCTGCGCGTCGTGACTTAGTGATATCGAGCCATGTAGCGTGAGATCCAAGCTGCATGACGGTTGCCAGGGGCCTTCCCAAGAGCAGTGATGGTCACCGTAGCGAAGGTTCGCGACGAAGCTATCCCTCTTGGGCACCGCGAACCACGTATCCATACGATGTTCCGCGTCACGGGAAGTGACGGCGAAGGGCATTACGTTAAGACAGATTCGGAGGCTGCCTGGATGGCTATGAAGCTAAATAAGCGATCTCTAGGCCATGAGGAGCGTAAGGGCCGGTGAACACTCTTTTCGAGCCGGCCCATAAGGACGATTGTGTCCGTATATTTTGAGCGGGCGAATTACCCTGAACGTCAGGATCATCATGCGCCAACGTATAGTTTGTGTCTGTCATCGATGAAATTCTAATATTTCCAGAAATCCATTCTGAGACAACGGGTTGATGCCCTTCTTTTACTCACCCAGTTCGTTAGCAGATGCCAGGGATGAGCCTCTGGAACTTATTGATAAAAAGCGGCCGATCCGTAGAACTCGATCGATGAGTAGTCTTCCTCTTTACGCCTAAGCTGTTGGATGAGTTCGAATCCGTCACCTATCTTGGATGTTAGGTCCTCAGCTATCGCGTATGTTGTTTTTCGGACCGAGAGCATCGCAAGCTTATACGCGTCAAAAAATGACGTGCCTTCTGCTATGTAGTATGCGAGGTATGCTCCGAATGCGGCAGCTGGGTAGCCTAGTACAGGCCATAGATGAGAGATTGTCGCTTGGTCGGCGCATGCTAAACCTGGCGCCAGACCGATTTTAGGGAGGTATCCTCTTTCTTCAAAACGCGCTCCGTCGCATATGTTTAAAAACAGCAGGCGGCGTTCTTCACGAATGGGTGTCTTGTTCCAAAGATCTGCCAAAGAAACGGACCTGCCTTCTGCAACGTGCATAGTCACCTTTTTAGGAGACCAGTGATCGTAGGTACCGTGGGATGCGACCCATATCACGTCATAACGATCGTCTTCATAGGCAGTGGTAAAATCTCGTTGTGCTGACTCTTCAAAGCAAACTACTTCAACTATGGCTCCAGCCCTTTCAAAGATTTGTTTGATAGCCTCAGCTTCAAGTCCTTCTGTAAGGCTTCCGCCGCCGCACCATATCAATACATTCCTCGGTTTTCTATCGGGTTTTGGGATAGAAAAGGATGAGGCAATCGGCCAAGTTTTCCCCCATTCTTTAAGCTGGATCGCCTGCACCGGATTGCACTCATTGTCTAAAATTAACTGATACAAGGGCTCCGAATTGAACAAGTAAAGACTTGGGCAATAACCTTTTTTCATTGCGGATTCGTAATCTGTGGAGTCGCCATACATGGGTATCCCAATACGATCCGGAATTCTCAGCCCGGAATTGTCAGCGTAAGCGATTGACTTTGCCACACCCAGAAATTTGTTGCTCGCATGTACTAGATCTTCGAGAAATGCCTGAGAATCCCGATCAATGAATATTTTTTCAGAACCCACCACTGACGAGTAGCCGTGCTCTCCGAATGGTATGGAAAGATATAGGTGTTTTGCAGTGATACTGAATTCATCTGACGGTAATTGATACCAAAGCCGTAGGCCCTGAAGTGTTAGTTCAGTATTGGGGGCGTTAATAGTTTTGACGATGAAAGGCTGAATTGCACCGCTTCGTATGGCTGCATCTCGGAAAAATGCGATCTCTTCCAGCTGCGATTTCAAGTGCCGTTGGACCAAGTCTATCTGACTGAGCAGCGTGGAAGGATCTTCATCTTCAGTGCCTGCGTAGACTGTAGATAGCAGTTGCACCTTATGTGCGTCAGCTAGGGAGTCGTCACATTCGGCAAGCGCCTTTTGCGCCCATTCAGATGAAATTTTGCTTGAATAAAAGCCAGCGGATGTAGACAAGCCAGAATAAAGCAGAGCGCGAAATTGGTTGGGAAGTGAATCATTTTCAGAGATGGACTCAAGCTGAGGTACGAAAACTTTAGCCAATTCGGGGGCCTCTTTTGCGGCCCAGCACGCTAGATTTAATCCAAGAAAAACCTCAGGAAGATCAATATGCTTAGTGGGCATCTTCATTGTTTTCTTAAAACTTAAAGTTGCGCTGATCCAAAGATCTCGCGCAATATTATTCATCGCTGTCCGCTCTCGGGCGTAAAAGTAAAATGCCCCAAAAAACTTTACCATTGTGGGCATGAACCCTGGCCAGCTCATAAGTGTTGGGGATGAATAAAAATCGACTATTCTGCCAATGTGTAGTTCTTTGGTATGACTTTCCACCAAGTCTTCAGAAAATGCCCAACCAATCCAGTCTCCCATTTCAGTCAATTCATAACTTTCATAAGCGTTGTAAAGCGCCTCGGTTGCGAAAATGAATTGGGCAAAGCATGGCATTAGGCGGAGATCAGCTGGCATGTTCTGTTGACGTTCTATCAAATGAAAAACAAGTCGCTGGGCCTCGTTATAGGAAATCGACACGGCCAGACGCGCATCACGAAAAGCGCTGTCCAGAAACTGATGCGATATTTTTAAGGCTTGTTCAACTTCCATAATGTCAGCTTCCTTTAAAATTGATAATAAAGATCTGGGCCGGCGGTTATGAACACCTGCTCTTAACACGCGTACCCCATGGGTAACCGTGTTACTGAAAGGCGCCTCCTTCGGAGGCTAGCATTTGCTATTTCGTATCGGCCGGAAGTCGGACGGCAAAGTGCTGAGTCTTCCTTAGAGTTCGGGATTCACAGAAACGCACATTGCGGCCTCGGCCAGTGTAGGCAATGCAAGAAGTGGTGGCGGCGTGGCAGGGGTTGCCAAGCGGCGCTTAGCTGCTCGATCCTCCCTGCGCTGTTGTCGTCTCTTCTCGGCCTCGAATTCCTGCATAGGATGTCTAACGAAATGTTGTTCGTATGTCTTCAGCAGACCGGCCTCTTTACTAGCCTTTGCTTCGGCGAGAACGTATTCAGCGTCGCGGATCTGAATCACCAGCTTGCTGCTTTCTTCCTGTCTAGCGCTCACGAGGGCTATTGCTTCCTCTGAAAACCTGCCACTAGTCCACAGCTCATAGCGCTGGGTCAGAGTTGCCCAGTCCGAATGAATTTTCGCAGCTCCCCTTAGGACAGGGATTCGCTTATCCAGCCATTTGATCACCTCTTTGTCGTCAAGGGTGCTCGCCGGATGGATACCCTTGCACTCGATGAAGATGACCTCATGATTTTTGCGTACCGCAAGAACGTCGATTTCGGCCTGTTTCCCCATAACGTCCTTCACGATGCGATTCATCTCTTGATCGTATCCGGCGAACGTAGACCTAGCGATCTGTGCCACTGCAAATTCGAAAAGGCTCCCACGTAAGGAATAGGACGCACCCTCTATGCGGGATAGGTCGTTGAAGACTTTATCTAGTGCAGCTGGGCTTTCTATGAGCTTGGCTGTGTCGTTTAGAACGTTGCATAAGTTTTTCAACGCAAGAGCTACGTCGTGGCCAAATAGGCTTTCAGTGGTTGCCGGGATGACGCCTTCACTTTTTAGCTGCGCAAATGCCTCGGTTTGATAGGCCTCAGCCACGAACACCTGAAGGCATTTGCCGATTTTCGGTAAGCTGCGGAGGGTGACGCATTTGTGCAGGAACGCGCCGATATCGTCCGGTGAGATCCATCCGTTTAGCGCTATATCGCAAACGAAAAAGCCAGGTTTCAAGGCTGTGCTGGTGTAAGTCCGCATTGGATGCAGGTAGGAGGGACCTGCTAGGTCCCAGTTGAAAGTGCCTACCTTAGGCAACGATTCGCGATCCTCATCCTCCCTAGTCTCAACTGACTCATAGCTCACCATCCCAAGGTTTCTCGCCCAGTCTTTGACAGCCAGGAGCGTGACCTTCTCTGCGATTAGGCGGCCTTTCATTTTCCCCCACATGGATGGAATGTCCGACAGCTGCTCCCTATCGCATCGCATAATGGAAATCTGTCCAACTGGAAGATCAACTTCCTTCACCAGCCCAGCTTTAATCAGTCGTTCGAGCAGGCTTTCGGCTGAGATGTGTCTTTTCTGCGCGATGGGAGCGCCGCACGAGATGAGGAAATGCGCCCGAGGCATCACGTTGTCGCGCAGCTCTAGCGCCCTCAAAGCTAGGTAATACGCACTCCGCGTTTTCTTCAGAGCTTCCATCAGGTTGTGGAAAAAGTAAGGGGAGCCGTAACTTTGTTCTAGATACACAAAGCGAGCCCGGTGAGGAAAAACGATTTGGCTCAGTTTGTTAATCCCATCACCACCGCGTTCAACGCGTTTTCTGGCGGCTGTTGGATTCAAGCCATACCGCTGCTCCAGCAGTTTCGATAGGTCACTGCTCAGCATCGGTCCTTCATGTTTGAGGATATCCACGATAGAGTTGTCGGTCATGATGGGCACCTTGAATGTCACACAGCGCTATTTATACTACTTGTAAACAAGTGAGGGTCGAGTTTTCGCGATTCCGTACGGAGGCCCCGTAAAATAAGGCGCACAGGGCGGCCAAAATGAATTTTCCGTTAAAATGTCACAATAGGTGATTACTGTGAGGTTTCAGCAGCTGAGTATTTGCTTCTCGCAGGCTCCATCACGTGCTGGTCTTTGCATTTCAGGGAAAGAGCCTAAGCGGAAGTGACCCGCAGACCGCTATCGAGCCGAAGCAGACCTTGATGAAGGTCCGCTATTGGAGGATGAAGGCTGCCAGGAAAGCGTGAAATAGATCTCAAGTCATGCTCACAAAAGCAGTGACGGCTTATGCTTCAAGCAGAGGCAAGGGCTCTCTGGTTAATTGTCGAGAAATCACCATTTGTTAAAATCAGGAGCATTCAACAAGCGGCAATATATCTTGGTCGAAAATAGTAAGGGCTGTACGTCCGCAGGGTTTGTAGCCCACGACTCCTTCCAGGGGTTCGATGGTTCCGCCTACGGCTACAATGACGTACCTGAGGGTTGTCTCGCCGTGTGAAACCTGTCTAGCCGGTAGTGCATTCATTACAGACAACATCTGAGGGTTGGTTCGTTTAAGAAAGTTATTAAAGTTCCCAAACTGTAACGGTATAGAACGCAACATTTGATGATTCATCAGATCTTCAGGTTTCCAACTGGTCGAAGTGAAAGTTTCGGAAACAACGAAATTCGGAAGAAAATTGAGGACTGGTCGCTCATACGCCTGGAGCGCAGCGGTAACATCCACCACGTAGAACGGTGGAGCCACAACGATCGCATGAGCCGCAGTGAAAGAACGTACATCAAAGGTCCAGAAATGTTGAGGGGGGCGGTCAGCGCTGGCCGGGAAGTCAATGGTCAACGTTGTCGTCGCAACATAGTTCCAGATACCGAGACGATCAAGCATCCGTCCGAGCATTCCAGAAACATCAACACATGCGCCTAGACGCCCATCCTTTTTTACCGCTGAAAATAGTACTTGGACGGCAATTTCAATTTTCCGCTTAGCCTCTGTCAAATAATTTGTATCGTAGGCGCGAGCTTCGACATAACGTGCGTAATTTTCTAGATATCTTGGATCTCGTTCCTCATTTTTTAGAAAATTGGGCTCGTCGTAAAATCCAGGCTTCCCGAAATCAATTTCATCTTTATGAAAGAGCTTCTCTAGCTGTTGCTCTAGCGCATTGTTGGATAGCTTCCATGACATGGTTTAAGTCCTTCTAATATTATTTATCATGTTTATCACGGTGCAGAGCGACACCAGTAATTTTGCTAGTGATTCTTGGATCGATTATTGTCACGTCTAACTCAAAGAGATAGTCAAATAGAGTGCAGTCTCGTAGCGGATCAACGCCTACAGTACCCACTGCTACGAGGCAGTAGGCCACGGTGGTGAGATTGCTCTCCGCATTGCGATGTTAATATCGCATACATTCTCTTCCTGTCCCTATTACCGCGATGGCTACTCCAATGCGGTTTTCTACCGTATCACGCTACGACGTCGATTTGACCTGCTCCAACCTGCTCAGGCACGTGGACGGCCAGAGGTTGAAAGCTCTGTGATTCCGTCTCTGATGAACTCCAAGTTTTCATCCAGCATGGCAAGCGCGCAGCGCACGTTGTCGGCGATGTCGGCGCGATCCGCGCTGTTCTACCAAATTGAAACGCTCATCCACTGCGGCGACTTTGATCCAGTCGGCGCGAATCAATGGGCATGATCCATACGAGTATTTGAAGGGCATCCTCACACGTCTGCCGACGCAGCGGGCGAGTGAGATTACCGAGCTACTGCCGCATAAGTGGGCGCCCGTCTAACCATGCAAGAGGTTCTGGGCAAACGCTACTTCGTATCCGACCGCTTGCGATTTGCGAAGACTATCTATCGGCTCCCAGCGTCACCAAAATAATCATCCTTCGCGACCAGACCGAGATTATCGGTGAGATCCTGGCCATCCTCGCTGAGCAGATGTTGAGTTCGCCGCTCCTGCTTGAGGTAAGCCAGCGTTCGGAAGAAGCACTCCTCACACAGGTGCAGTTCATAGCGCTCCCCATCATGGGCAGTGCCATACCCCCAGTGTGCTTGTAGGGTGCCGAACTGATGCCCGCCAGTATCCAAGCGGGTGGAGCAACGGCACACATCGCACACGACGTCCGTAACGGTCTCGACTTCGACTCTTCCGGTTATTTTCATCGCTGACTCCTACAAACGGCTCTGACTTTTGCTTTCAGCATACAGGCTCCAGGACGGAGCGTAGGCTGGCTATTGTTACATCCACCGTTTGAATCCACAGTCGTTCTCTGCCGGTCAAGGTCATGAAATGTGGTGGTCAATTCCATGCAAATGGCTGGTCAGGTCGAATTGGATGAGCGAGTCTGCGCAATACCCCAACCACGCAAGGTGAGTTGGCGGAACGCTTATGGCTAATTTGCTAACGGGGCCGTTTCTGACTCCTAGCGGACAGTTATGTTAGGTCAACTCTGGTAGAGGCGGAAAGGGTGATGAACACCAGTCGTCAGCGGGAAAAAACGTAAAGCGTGATCTTTACAGCGACTTGTCAGATAAGCGTGAGTGGCATCGTTCGACCGTGGATGTCGCGTCGTTCTTTACGTTTTACAAAATTCTGCGCTTACCAATTTAGCTGTGTCCCTCGTAGTATAAGGGCTATAGAGCGATTGTATTTTTTCTTAAGCGGTTCTTATGTGAACTACCCTTCTAAAAAGCAGTTATCCAGTCAGTAACAACAAAAGCGAAGCCATTGATCTGGCTTCGCTTTTTTGTGGGCGCCGTTAACTGGACAAAGCCGT from Pseudomonas sp. GGS8 harbors:
- a CDS encoding ATP-binding protein, whose translation is MKIRKIVIRNFRGIKLLDWNVPDERIVCLIGKGDSAKTTVLEGIRCIFHPQWNLSFNDSDFHLCNVNEPIDITVVFGEMPNEFLSIQKYGGLLQGWDAAKSKLNDEPEDNDEIVLSANLTVGRDLEPKWKIKADRNIDGVDFRATDRAKLNVGIIGSYSEKQLTWGAGSALARITESDNLAESLVDASRAARGSLDGERANALVKFDAAATKSEAVARGLGVPIHQNYQAHLDTASINIRVGGLSLHDGEMPLRQLGLGSRRMLMCGIQKENLQKNHVTLFDELEIGLEPHRIARLVKYIKDDKTGQYFITTHSPSVLRELNTSNLHIVHRLIDMVTVVNTNSPELSELNVQGHIRSSAEAFLSKKIVVCEGATEVGFLRGLDDYWLGQDLDAFSYLGTAVLDAKGASKVKGLAMAFKKLGYQVCVIADGDAPKDFSDKDSHDLEANGVSVMMWSEQLALEQRAMFDLPWSYVKASLKLAEESGNPVRDNVRSKLAIAQPQDLMEWQDSPELRQAIGDAAKSSAWFKSITGGEAWVEVIADAFSDAKFVLSDLGKKLLQVRAWADHD
- a CDS encoding UvrD-helicase domain-containing protein, whose translation is MTEHLHTILAETQKKGYVIAPAGYGKTHLIAMAVGAATHRQLVLTHTYAGVSSLKKKMQRLAVPSSLYQVDTIASWALRVCLSFPATSKWSVECPDGKEWDKLYSACASLLDRPFIKKLLESSYSGLYVDEYQDCSIQQHMLVEGIATVLPCRILGDPLQAIFDFANQPVEWEKHIYPHYQKLGELRIPWRWQLAKAPELGQWLDNIGTRLRANEQFSIQAPLPRGITRISVDLNDFADRKRLNFLYKFLNDEDSVIAIYSGDQKSKNKAHKLAQALGGKFSSIEEVEGKDLFRFIKKIEAAKTLSEKMILVIEFTKKCMTGVEGILTTGTKRGEVAKATQATKYPQILGIANKFLSSATSAHLLAFLQAIQQAKETSTYRRDLLNRLIKVLQNNVDTPDKSLMESANNFQRDFRHTGRPVRYNKLIGTTLLVKGLEYQHAIILEADTMTPKDLYVALTRGAKTLTIVSLRTVLPS
- a CDS encoding CHAT domain-containing protein, translating into MEVEQALKISHQFLDSAFRDARLAVSISYNEAQRLVFHLIERQQNMPADLRLMPCFAQFIFATEALYNAYESYELTEMGDWIGWAFSEDLVESHTKELHIGRIVDFYSSPTLMSWPGFMPTMVKFFGAFYFYARERTAMNNIARDLWISATLSFKKTMKMPTKHIDLPEVFLGLNLACWAAKEAPELAKVFVPQLESISENDSLPNQFRALLYSGLSTSAGFYSSKISSEWAQKALAECDDSLADAHKVQLLSTVYAGTEDEDPSTLLSQIDLVQRHLKSQLEEIAFFRDAAIRSGAIQPFIVKTINAPNTELTLQGLRLWYQLPSDEFSITAKHLYLSIPFGEHGYSSVVGSEKIFIDRDSQAFLEDLVHASNKFLGVAKSIAYADNSGLRIPDRIGIPMYGDSTDYESAMKKGYCPSLYLFNSEPLYQLILDNECNPVQAIQLKEWGKTWPIASSFSIPKPDRKPRNVLIWCGGGSLTEGLEAEAIKQIFERAGAIVEVVCFEESAQRDFTTAYEDDRYDVIWVASHGTYDHWSPKKVTMHVAEGRSVSLADLWNKTPIREERRLLFLNICDGARFEERGYLPKIGLAPGLACADQATISHLWPVLGYPAAAFGAYLAYYIAEGTSFFDAYKLAMLSVRKTTYAIAEDLTSKIGDGFELIQQLRRKEEDYSSIEFYGSAAFYQ